The sequence below is a genomic window from Candidatus Hadarchaeales archaeon.
AAGATAGAAGGAAACGACAAACTTTTCAAGATTGTTTCCAAAGTTGGAAAAAATGCTCGAAATCTCGCCGAATTCGGCATCGGAACGAACAAGATGGCTAGATTTTCCGGGAGCGTGCTGGAGGAAGAGAAGATTGTTGGAACATGTCACATAGCCCTCGGAGATAATTCGACTTTTGGAGGAAATGTCAGAGCAGGCGTTCATATCGATTGTGTAATGCTTAAACCGACCGTCGAGGTTGACGGAAGAGTAATTCTCCAGGACGGTCGTCTGCTGGTGTAGGTCTCACTCAACGGTGACGGATTTCGCGAGAGATCTCGGTCTGTCTGGATCTTGTCCGCGTCTGACCGTTATCTCGTACGCAAGGAGTTGGAGCGGAACGATGTAAACGGGAGGTGTGAAAATTTCATTGATTTTTGGCATTTTTATAACAACATCCGCATCGCCTTTTTCATCGGAAATCATAATCACCCTTGCGCCCCTTGCTCTGACCTCTTCAACGTTTCCCATTATTCGCCTTCTCATCTCGCCTGGTGGAGCGACGGCTATAACGGGTGTTCCTCTCTCGATGAGGGCAAGAGTTCCGTGCTTGAGTTCCCCAGCGGGCATAGCTTCAGCGTGTATGTAGGTGATCTCCTTTAGTTTGAGCGCTCCCTCCATGGCTATCGGATAACCGATTCCCCTTCCAATCACGTATATGTGCTGCGTATCCTTCAACTCCTCGGAAAGTCTTTTTGTCACTCCACTGGATTCTTTCAAGACGTTTTCCACCGTTTTGGGAAGAGCGAAAAGTTCTCGCCTTAATTCCGCGTATTCTTTGGCGGAGATTTTATCCATTTTTCTCGCAATCTTCAAGGAGAGCATGAGAAGAAAAGCGACTTGGGCAGCGAAAGTTTTCGTCGCGACGACGCTGACTTCAGGTCCAGCGTGTGTCATGCAGACGATTTCGCTTTCACGGGTTATCGAGCTCCCGACGACGTTTGTCAGGCAGGCGATTTTTGCTCCTTGCGCCTTAGCAACCCTCACGGCCTTCAGAGTGTCTGCGGTCTCCCCTGATTGCGTTATGGCGAGGACGAGGGATTTCTCGTCAGTACGGCAACTCTCCGGAAATTCTGAGGAGATAATGGTGTCCACTGACAAGCCTGCGAGTTTTGCTAGGACGTACCTTCCAACTAGAGCAGCGTGATAGGATGTTCCACATGCAACGATGTATCTGTTCCTCGCGTCGATGAGCGCGTCCGCCAGTCTGTCAATCTCTTTTTCGGAGCTTCTGAGCGTCTCTTTTATCGCCTTGGGCTGTTCGTAAATCTCCTTGATCGTGAAATGTGGGAAGCCTTCCTTTTCGGCGGATTCGATAGACCAGCGAACCAGGAAGGGCTTTCTCACAATTGTTCGATCCGCCGCGATTTCGGTTATTCTAAAACCACTCTCATGTAGTACGACCATTTCTCCGTCCTCGATTACAACAACGCGTCTAGTGAAAGGCAGAAGAGCCGGGATGTCCGAGGCGAGGAACATTCCGTTCTTTCCTACGCCAACGATCAGCGGGCTTTCCTTTCTAACCCCTATTAGCTTATCCGGTTCTGTGCTGCTCAGAATTCCGAGCGCATAGCTACCCTCAAGTCTCTTCACGGCTTTTTTCACGCTTTCTTCCAGCGGGTTTCCCTTTTTTAAGTAAAACGAGATCAGGTTTGGTATAACTTCAGTGTCAGTATCGGAGCGAAACTTGAAATCTCTCTCCAAGAGGAAATCTTTGAGCTCAAGATAGTTCTCGATTATGCCGTTGTGAACAACTGCAACGATTCCGTTTGAGTCTATGTGCGGATGGGCGTTTCGCTGTGATGGTTCGCCATGTGTGGCCCATCTTGTGTGAGCTAAACCGATCTTTCCGGGCATGGATGCAAAATTTAACTTTTTGTCGATTTCTGCAATTTTACCGCTATCCTTCTTCACATAGAAAGAGCCGTCAAAAGTGACCATTCCGGCGGAGTCATATCCCCTGTACTCCAGTCTTTTTAAGGCCTCCAGCAATATAGGTGCAGCGTTCGATTTTCCTATGTAACCGACTATTCCACACATCTTGAAAAATTTCTTTTTCACCACTTATTAAGGATTGGTAAATTTTCAAACTCAGCGGGAAATGATGAAATGGGCTTTTTAGCAAACTCGGGCAACATTTTGTCCGGTTATTTACAGGAAAAGCAAAGCTTAGGCTTCCATCATTCGGATGAGTTCCAGCGTGCGTCTTTCTATTCTGTCTTTGGTTTCCTCTTCAGTTGCGGCTCCGGTCAGGAGAAGCCGGTAATCCTGCAAGTCTTCGATAAGGAGATCTACAACATCGATGTCTAGCAGACCGGCATGAATGGTGATTTTTAGGGTAAAGAAAGCCTTGAATATCGCATCTCTTCCTTTTTTCCAGCATTTCCAAGCCGCGGGCTGTTTTACGCCCAACCTTTTAGAAATCTCCTCGAAGGTCAGCTCTGGGTTACGAGATTTCAAGAGAAGTGCTCTAAATGTGCGTTTTTTGAGGTATGAGCGTTTGAGAAGCTCCCGGACGAAAAGACTTTCCTCGACTCCAGCACTTGATCTCTTTTTCAAGGTTCTCCCATTTTAATTCCAATTTTTGGAAGTAAAAAGCTATCTCTTTCGTAAGAATATCTTAGCGAGTCTTTCTCGCAGAGTCTCTCGGTTTGCCATCCTCACTATCTGCGCATTGATTGGACTGCTCCAAATCGCGGCTAGCCGAAGAGCCTTGCTTGCAGCAGCGAGAATCTGCCTAGGAACACCCTTGCTAACCTTGTAGATCTCTTGAAAACCGTCGGCCGTTATGGGTCCACTCATAAAATCTCGCTCTTCTCTAGAGCAATAGCGCATTCTGGCTATTAGGAGTTCTCTGACTTCCGGCAGGGTGAGAGGGCGAAGTTTCATACGAAAATAAACTCTATCTTTGAGAGCAGGGATTTTTTCCAAAAAATTCTCCATTCTTTTTTCTTCTCCGTTTAAAAGAAGCGAAATTCCTGGCAAATCAGCCAAAACTCGGAAAAATTCGCCCAATTCTTTAAAATTTGCCGTGCTTTCCGGGACATCGTCGACGATTATCGCCAGCTTCTCCTTCTGTTCAATCCCCCATTTTCTAAGAACTTCGAACATTTTGACGGAATCCATATTGGAGTCAAGTTCCAAGCCCAAGATTATCGCTCGGAGGAATTCTTCCGCAGATCGATATGCGGCTCCGTGAATCATGACAGGAATCACTTGTCTTGCTGGATCTTGGAAAACCACGTTTTCCTCCCGCAGAGCGGCTGTTAGGAATTTACACACTGCGGTTTTTCCCATCCCTAAACCGCCGGTCAAAACGGCCACTCGTCCCTCCATAAGAACCTCCTTCAATTTTATCAGCTCTTCGCGTTGTGACGGGACAAAAGCCTCCGGCGCGGGAAGATCTGGAGTAAATGGGTCTCTTTCCAGCCCCCACACGTGAAGATAAATTTCAAGTCTGTAGTCCTTTCCGAGCTTCTCCTGCCAGATCGTCATTCGACCACTTTTATCTTTATTTCGTAACCTAACTCTGTTTTTTGTAGATATCCGAGCGCTTCCATCCTTTCGCAAAATGTTCTGACTACGGGTTCTGGTGACTTTGACTGAACCACAAGCTCTTTTAGAGAAAACTTATTTAAAACGAGCGCCGCCGAAAGAATTTCGCCAAAAGCTACTCTTTGAGCAATACCTGACGGAGAAAGGTCATTTAGAATTTTTTTCCTAGTTATTTTTTCCTGTTCTTCGATTTTTTCTTCTAAAATCTCTTTTTTCTCAGAAACTTCTTTAAATTCCGAGCATTTTCGACAAACCGTCATTAAATTTCCTTCAATTATGCCGAGTCCGGGGTCCTTCTCTTTCAGTGCGAGATCTTCGGAACTTCCACAAATCCTGCAGCGGTATCCATCTCGCACGAAAATTGCTCGCTTTACGAGCTCGTGATCGTTCTTACAATGCGTGAAAACAAAATCGAGGAAAGCTCTGAGTCCTTTTTCGTAATCGGTTTCAGAAGAAACAGGAGAAATTTGTGCTTCTTTTCTCATTAAGCGGGTTATTTCACTCGCTGGAATCCTTCTGTGACCTCCTCCAATTCTCACAATTTTTATTTTTCCCTCCCTTTCCCACCTTCTTATCGTGTTCGGGTGAACTCCCAAGAGAGATGAAGCTTCTCCTATTTTGTACAATTTCTCACTAAAGTTCATCAAAATTTATTTACGAAATCTAACTATTTAAGACTTTTTCTAACAATGTGGTTAAATTTTGGCAAGTTTGATAGAATGTGACATGAGGTCAGAGCCCCGAAGAAATCATCAAATCTAACCGAATTCAACAAAACCACAATTGTTAAATTTTGTCAAATCTTAAGTTAGAGAACAATGAAAGCAGATCTGCACGTGCATACAGAATTCTCCGATGGCAGGGATCCGCCAGAGGTAATGATAGAAGCGGCAGAGGCTCGCGGCCTAAAGCTTTTAGCTATAACGGATCATGGACCAGCCCTACACGTTGGCATGAAAGAAAACGAGATCTCTGGCTACCTCTCCACACTTGAAAATCTAAGGGAGAATGCGAAGCTGAAACTGCTTGTCGGAATAGAGGCCAACGTCTTAAACGAGTCTGGTGATATAGACATTGAGGAAGAAACCAGGGAAAAATTGGATATTTTAGTTCTCGGCATACACAGGCTATGGTTTGTTTCTGATCCAAGGGAAATGGCTCTTGCCTATTTGAGGTCCCTCGTGAACGCAATCAAGAAGCACAAAATCGATGTGGTTGCTCACCCATTTCAATTTCACGGAGATCTTTCAAGATTTTTGACGATAGACGAAATCAGAGAGCTTCTCGAGGTAGCCGCCAATTGCGGAACAGCCATCGAGGTCAATGAGAAATACAGGGCGCCAGGAGAGGATTTCTATCGTGCTTGTCTTGAGAATGGAGTCATGCTGAGTGTAGGGACGGATTCTCACCGCGCCGAAAGCGTTGGGAGGCTTGACTGGGTTTCAGGAATGCTCGAGAAAATAGGGGTATCAGAAGGAGATCTTTTATACACCCGTTTTCTCCGTTAAGTTACTCTTGAAAGGTAATCTATCACCTCAGCGGAGTTTACAAAATGTCAACATATTCTGGGTATGGGGTCTCCAACTGGCGCATTGAGTATTCTATGCCCTCCAACTGTGGTTCTAACGAGAACTCTCCCTGGATGCTCGCCAACAACTTCTCCGATTATCTTTGCTTCTTTCCCGTGGAGAGTTTTTCTAATCGCCGCCAAAACTTCTTCAGCCCTATCCCTGTCTACACCGATGAGAACCTTGCCCTCGTTTGTCAAGGTGAGAAAATCGATGCCCAAGGTTTCGCAAAGGGCTCTCACTGGCTCTTTCACTGGGATTTCTTCCTCCCATATCACTATCCCTACCCCAGATTTCGAGGCCATCTCGTTTAGAGCAGACGCCAAACCACCTCTTGTCGGATCCTTCATAGCTGAAATACCCCCGACAGCAAGCGCCGCTTCAACAACATCCCAGACCGGCGCCACGTCAGACCTTAAATCTTCAAATTCGAAGTTGTTTCTCTCCGCCAAAATGGTCGCTCCGTGATCCCCTACCGTTCCGCTCAGGATTATCATCTGTCCAGGTTTGAGCATGGAATCCGTCTTAACAGAATCTGCGATACCGACTCCTGTTGTCGTAATGACTATTCCATCCAGGCTTCCCTTTTCCATCACTTTGAAATCTCCAGTCACGATAGGTACGCCAACCTCTTTCGCCGTTTCGTTCATGGACTTGCAGATTTTTCTGAAATCATCAATCCTGAAACCTTCTTCAACGACGACTGCTGATGCGATTGCGAGAGGTCTCCCACCCATGACGGCAAGGTCGTTTACCGTTCCGCTCAC
It includes:
- the glmS gene encoding glutamine--fructose-6-phosphate transaminase (isomerizing), with amino-acid sequence MKKKFFKMCGIVGYIGKSNAAPILLEALKRLEYRGYDSAGMVTFDGSFYVKKDSGKIAEIDKKLNFASMPGKIGLAHTRWATHGEPSQRNAHPHIDSNGIVAVVHNGIIENYLELKDFLLERDFKFRSDTDTEVIPNLISFYLKKGNPLEESVKKAVKRLEGSYALGILSSTEPDKLIGVRKESPLIVGVGKNGMFLASDIPALLPFTRRVVVIEDGEMVVLHESGFRITEIAADRTIVRKPFLVRWSIESAEKEGFPHFTIKEIYEQPKAIKETLRSSEKEIDRLADALIDARNRYIVACGTSYHAALVGRYVLAKLAGLSVDTIISSEFPESCRTDEKSLVLAITQSGETADTLKAVRVAKAQGAKIACLTNVVGSSITRESEIVCMTHAGPEVSVVATKTFAAQVAFLLMLSLKIARKMDKISAKEYAELRRELFALPKTVENVLKESSGVTKRLSEELKDTQHIYVIGRGIGYPIAMEGALKLKEITYIHAEAMPAGELKHGTLALIERGTPVIAVAPPGEMRRRIMGNVEEVRARGARVIMISDEKGDADVVIKMPKINEIFTPPVYIVPLQLLAYEITVRRGQDPDRPRSLAKSVTVE
- a CDS encoding AAA family ATPase — translated: MTIWQEKLGKDYRLEIYLHVWGLERDPFTPDLPAPEAFVPSQREELIKLKEVLMEGRVAVLTGGLGMGKTAVCKFLTAALREENVVFQDPARQVIPVMIHGAAYRSAEEFLRAIILGLELDSNMDSVKMFEVLRKWGIEQKEKLAIIVDDVPESTANFKELGEFFRVLADLPGISLLLNGEEKRMENFLEKIPALKDRVYFRMKLRPLTLPEVRELLIARMRYCSREERDFMSGPITADGFQEIYKVSKGVPRQILAAASKALRLAAIWSSPINAQIVRMANRETLRERLAKIFLRKR
- a CDS encoding PHP domain-containing protein; the protein is MKADLHVHTEFSDGRDPPEVMIEAAEARGLKLLAITDHGPALHVGMKENEISGYLSTLENLRENAKLKLLVGIEANVLNESGDIDIEEETREKLDILVLGIHRLWFVSDPREMALAYLRSLVNAIKKHKIDVVAHPFQFHGDLSRFLTIDEIRELLEVAANCGTAIEVNEKYRAPGEDFYRACLENGVMLSVGTDSHRAESVGRLDWVSGMLEKIGVSEGDLLYTRFLR
- the hypE gene encoding hydrogenase expression/formation protein HypE, with protein sequence MDERIRLEHGGGGTAMMRLLMETVLKDFELKRAGRVGLDEMDDGATVDIEDKTLVFTTDSHTVKPIFFPGGDIGRLAVSGTVNDLAVMGGRPLAIASAVVVEEGFRIDDFRKICKSMNETAKEVGVPIVTGDFKVMEKGSLDGIVITTTGVGIADSVKTDSMLKPGQMIILSGTVGDHGATILAERNNFEFEDLRSDVAPVWDVVEAALAVGGISAMKDPTRGGLASALNEMASKSGVGIVIWEEEIPVKEPVRALCETLGIDFLTLTNEGKVLIGVDRDRAEEVLAAIRKTLHGKEAKIIGEVVGEHPGRVLVRTTVGGHRILNAPVGDPIPRIC